One genomic segment of Rivularia sp. PCC 7116 includes these proteins:
- a CDS encoding response regulator transcription factor, which yields MKILLIEPELSELSDKNNFFQWLENNGFTVSVAENTSAAIYKAKSELPDLIICNIVEVELDNYYLPKALCEFPTTAIIPLIFAIDKMTQANIRKTMEMGADDCISQSCTEKELLNAIAIRLDRLAFIRQWCTIQASENRFG from the coding sequence TTATCTGATAAGAATAATTTTTTTCAATGGTTAGAAAATAACGGATTCACTGTATCCGTAGCAGAAAATACCTCCGCTGCTATCTATAAAGCAAAATCCGAACTACCCGATTTAATTATCTGCAATATTGTCGAGGTAGAACTTGATAATTATTACCTCCCTAAAGCTCTATGCGAATTTCCGACTACGGCAATCATACCTTTAATTTTTGCTATTGATAAAATGACTCAGGCTAATATTCGCAAAACAATGGAAATGGGCGCTGATGACTGTATTAGCCAATCCTGTACTGAGAAAGAATTATTAAACGCGATCGCAATTCGTTTGGATAGACTCGCCTTTATTCGACAGTGGTGTACCATCCAAGCAAGCGAAAACCGATTTGGCTAG